The following are encoded together in the Thalassomonas haliotis genome:
- a CDS encoding YeiH family protein, producing the protein MLAFIKSHYAGLFVCAVIAIAASALAHRYQAPVMLFALLLGLALHFLYEAKSYQPGIDFCSKTVLRFAVALLGVRIAFADIVSLGLMPPLIVVGSMGLTIFFGILLARLLGLPKVFGVLSGGAVAVCGVSAAAAISTVLPKKAHQEKFFALTVISITALSTLAMLTYPLVTDFLKLSDEQAGVFIGGAIHDVAQVVGAGYSVSTEAGDIATYIKLLRVALLLPIVVMIFFAFKEKSSRLSAGVSSFIPGFLIAFFILALVNNLGFIPAPLVDMVKSISGGALVVSMVAIGIKTSLKQVVSVGWKPVFLMTLETVFFALLILAGIFFIG; encoded by the coding sequence ATGCTAGCTTTTATTAAATCCCATTATGCCGGGCTCTTTGTTTGCGCCGTTATTGCCATTGCCGCCAGCGCCCTGGCACATCGCTATCAGGCGCCTGTGATGTTATTTGCCCTTTTGCTTGGCCTGGCGCTGCATTTTTTGTATGAAGCTAAAAGTTATCAGCCGGGCATAGACTTTTGCAGTAAAACCGTTTTACGTTTTGCCGTGGCCCTGCTGGGAGTGCGCATTGCCTTTGCCGATATTGTTTCACTGGGCTTGATGCCGCCGCTTATTGTTGTCGGCAGCATGGGGTTAACCATTTTTTTTGGGATTTTGCTGGCGCGTTTGTTGGGCCTGCCTAAAGTGTTCGGGGTACTTTCCGGCGGGGCGGTGGCGGTGTGCGGGGTCTCTGCGGCGGCGGCCATTTCCACGGTATTGCCGAAAAAAGCCCATCAGGAGAAATTTTTTGCCCTGACGGTGATCAGCATTACCGCGTTAAGTACCTTGGCGATGTTGACCTACCCCCTGGTGACTGACTTTCTGAAACTCAGTGATGAGCAGGCAGGGGTTTTTATCGGCGGCGCCATTCATGACGTTGCCCAGGTCGTAGGGGCGGGTTACTCCGTATCTACAGAAGCCGGGGATATTGCCACCTATATCAAGCTGCTGCGGGTGGCTTTGCTCTTACCTATAGTGGTGATGATATTTTTTGCCTTTAAAGAGAAAAGCTCGCGTTTAAGCGCTGGTGTCAGCAGCTTTATTCCGGGCTTTTTAATTGCGTTTTTTATCCTGGCGCTGGTGAATAATTTAGGTTTTATACCCGCTCCCCTGGTGGATATGGTCAAAAGCATTTCCGGTGGTGCCCTGGTGGTGTCTATGGTGGCGATTGGCATTAAAACCTCGTTAAAGCAGGTGGTGTCTGTGGGCTGGAAGCCGGTCTTCCTGATGACGTTGGAAACCGTCTTTTTTGCCCTGTTGATTCTAGCGGGAATTTTCTTTATCGGCTGA
- a CDS encoding DUF2589 domain-containing protein: MSNKEPFKGLPMEQLIGAPLSAICEGQVMMASATKDYIESVGLDENNQVRMIDFTFQRPQQIEQADGSINQGVQDVKVSVPFISIVSVPTLQVDSARIDFTMEVKSTEYMESKQNGENSTTSTPPKASPPLNRKAKPTLIGNVTKKESASAATYKVEVSAKQGDTPEGLSRLMDILHRHITPVEIGDPKILKNNQ, from the coding sequence ATGAGCAACAAGGAACCATTTAAAGGCCTGCCGATGGAGCAATTAATTGGCGCGCCTTTATCGGCTATCTGCGAAGGCCAGGTGATGATGGCCAGCGCTACCAAAGACTATATCGAAAGTGTCGGCCTGGATGAAAACAACCAGGTGCGCATGATAGACTTTACCTTCCAGCGCCCCCAGCAGATAGAACAAGCCGATGGCAGCATCAACCAGGGGGTGCAGGATGTAAAGGTCAGCGTACCTTTTATTTCCATCGTTTCCGTACCCACCCTGCAGGTTGACAGTGCCCGTATCGATTTCACCATGGAAGTCAAATCAACCGAGTATATGGAAAGCAAGCAAAACGGTGAAAACTCAACGACCAGTACGCCGCCAAAAGCTTCCCCGCCGCTGAACCGGAAGGCTAAACCCACCCTGATAGGCAATGTCACCAAAAAGGAAAGCGCCAGCGCCGCCACCTACAAGGTGGAAGTAAGCGCCAAACAGGGCGATACCCCGGAAGGTTTGTCCCGGCTGATGGATATACTGCACCGCCATATAACCCCGGTAGAAATTGGCGACCCTAAGATCCTTAAAAATAACCAATAA
- a CDS encoding DUF2589 domain-containing protein has product MQLDDLVEAIMSSVASAQDEIEKQNIQNLSRYFNKDGEPEVVTVRLPSASAHLQAVGGNTSQPPQGSDGYQEIDIPLLTLLQVKPIKIKSMSVNFNISLTAVESIEQAAENEDKADNLLHTSTSTIMKKARKKKYMSTDLFGGSLFGRGKNRNAEVKITFESGEPPEGYLKLNSHLLKLF; this is encoded by the coding sequence ATGCAATTAGACGATTTAGTAGAAGCCATCATGTCTTCTGTGGCTTCGGCGCAGGATGAAATAGAAAAACAAAACATTCAGAACCTCAGCCGCTATTTTAATAAAGACGGCGAGCCGGAAGTGGTCACGGTACGCCTGCCCTCGGCATCCGCCCATTTACAGGCGGTGGGCGGCAATACCAGCCAACCGCCCCAGGGCAGCGACGGCTACCAGGAAATCGATATTCCCCTGCTGACCCTGCTCCAGGTAAAACCGATAAAAATCAAAAGTATGAGTGTTAATTTTAATATCTCCCTCACCGCCGTAGAGTCCATCGAACAGGCGGCAGAAAACGAGGATAAAGCCGACAACCTGCTACACACCTCCACAAGTACAATAATGAAAAAAGCGCGCAAGAAGAAGTATATGTCGACGGATTTATTCGGCGGCAGCTTATTCGGTCGGGGTAAAAACCGAAACGCGGAAGTGAAAATCACTTTCGAAAGTGGAGAGCCGCCAGAGGGATATTTGAAGTTGAATAGCCACCTGCTCAAGCTCTTCTAA
- a CDS encoding DUF2589 domain-containing protein codes for MAGELVKMSDQFQGLPMDSLIGGPLTAACDAQVMLAKATSDFITDVGFDEQKKVRMVDFSFSKPEQIERDDGTVDIVKTDYEVSVPFISIVSVPTLQVDNVDVSFNMEVKSSFSESKKSDRQAAFSAEGSGGIGPFRVKVKVSGSISSSTASERKSDNSAKYAVQVVAKQTGTPEGLSRVLDILQQSIAPVPKDPAPATGS; via the coding sequence ATGGCTGGAGAACTCGTAAAAATGTCCGATCAGTTCCAGGGACTACCCATGGATTCATTGATTGGCGGGCCGTTAACGGCAGCTTGCGACGCTCAGGTGATGTTGGCCAAAGCTACCTCAGATTTTATTACCGATGTGGGTTTTGATGAGCAGAAAAAAGTCCGTATGGTAGACTTTTCCTTCTCAAAACCCGAACAAATTGAAAGAGACGACGGCACGGTAGACATAGTTAAAACCGACTATGAAGTGAGCGTGCCTTTTATTTCCATCGTCTCTGTGCCTACCCTACAGGTAGACAATGTCGATGTGTCGTTTAATATGGAAGTGAAATCGTCTTTTTCCGAGTCCAAGAAATCGGACCGTCAGGCGGCTTTTTCTGCTGAAGGCAGCGGCGGTATCGGGCCTTTCAGGGTTAAGGTAAAAGTCAGCGGCTCTATTTCATCGTCAACGGCTTCAGAGCGTAAAAGCGATAACTCGGCAAAATATGCGGTACAGGTAGTCGCCAAACAAACCGGCACCCCGGAAGGGCTTTCCCGGGTACTGGATATTTTGCAGCAGTCGATAGCGCCGGTACCTAAAGATCCGGCACCGGCCACCGGTAGCTAG
- a CDS encoding bacteriocin, whose protein sequence is MQKLTTDELKNITGGSNGGKGVYPTALTLDDLKNITGGSGGGKGVNPASAAPITPMADSFFPVEKEEGTTP, encoded by the coding sequence ATGCAGAAGTTAACAACTGATGAACTAAAAAATATCACTGGCGGCAGCAATGGCGGTAAAGGTGTTTACCCAACAGCACTGACTCTTGATGACCTAAAAAATATCACAGGGGGTTCTGGTGGCGGAAAAGGGGTTAATCCTGCAAGCGCAGCTCCTATAACTCCTATGGCAGATAGTTTTTTCCCTGTAGAGAAAGAAGAAGGCACAACACCCTAG
- a CDS encoding helix-turn-helix transcriptional regulator — translation MPFIPSKDDLKRARLSVNLTTEALAKKVGVSRVTVEKWENGKSKPKYDKAFLICIHCGFDLSGFAKQFKALEQQFSQYKDLGDETKPNACRAAPKTDHLKQPINLQGTDDHAEVNN, via the coding sequence ATGCCCTTCATACCAAGCAAAGATGACTTAAAGCGCGCCAGACTCTCTGTCAACCTGACCACCGAAGCGCTGGCGAAAAAAGTCGGGGTCAGCCGGGTAACTGTGGAGAAATGGGAGAACGGCAAGAGTAAGCCCAAATATGATAAAGCCTTTCTTATCTGCATTCATTGCGGATTTGACCTTTCGGGGTTTGCAAAGCAATTCAAAGCACTTGAGCAACAATTTTCTCAATATAAGGATCTAGGAGATGAAACAAAACCTAACGCCTGCCGGGCAGCACCAAAAACAGACCACCTCAAACAGCCAATCAATCTACAAGGAACCGATGACCATGCAGAAGTTAACAACTGA
- a CDS encoding serine hydrolase domain-containing protein translates to MNRLITQPISLIFVISLMTVLASCKNHDAINFESNTKAEIIEFIDGNVGQVVSISVVDSENTYQYHLGTLSNGDTPNNQTIYEIGSITKTYTGLVVAKAILDGKVELDKDIRHYLKNNEYKNLELSNQYITLRHLMAHTSGLPQNFAYSSEDRAKGIAFEKMSKYSRDNYFDDLKKVKLNSKPGEDYQYSPVGTNLAGYILESVYQKPFELLVSEIITTKSGEKHTKFRGTNFEPGEITVGTDGNGNQMPLASAYWFADGGLTSNVESVTHYIQHQLSSEPEVAISHQLLDESWTGHGTAFSWNTYKYDSNEQMLYQSGGTMGTSSWLAIYPKKNIGIFIVTNVAGGNTHQKLEAITDKIIDYLMAYNKALKSDS, encoded by the coding sequence GTGAATCGATTAATAACCCAACCCATATCATTGATATTTGTTATTTCATTAATGACAGTTTTGGCTTCTTGTAAAAATCATGATGCAATTAATTTTGAGTCAAATACGAAAGCTGAAATCATTGAATTTATTGATGGAAATGTCGGGCAGGTGGTCTCAATTTCTGTGGTAGATTCAGAAAATACTTACCAATATCATTTAGGGACGTTAAGTAATGGAGATACTCCTAATAACCAAACAATATACGAAATTGGCTCTATAACCAAAACTTATACTGGGTTAGTTGTTGCTAAAGCCATTCTAGACGGGAAAGTTGAGCTTGATAAAGATATTCGTCATTACCTCAAAAATAACGAATACAAAAATTTAGAGCTGTCCAATCAATATATAACTTTACGACATCTTATGGCTCATACCAGTGGGCTCCCGCAAAATTTTGCTTATAGCAGCGAAGATAGAGCAAAAGGCATTGCTTTTGAAAAAATGTCAAAATATTCCAGAGATAATTACTTTGATGATCTTAAAAAAGTGAAACTTAACTCTAAACCTGGCGAGGACTATCAATATTCACCCGTAGGTACTAATTTAGCTGGATATATTCTAGAGTCTGTTTACCAAAAGCCTTTTGAATTACTAGTTTCTGAAATCATTACAACCAAGTCAGGAGAGAAGCACACGAAATTCAGAGGTACTAACTTTGAGCCAGGTGAAATTACGGTAGGGACAGATGGAAATGGTAATCAAATGCCTTTGGCCAGTGCATATTGGTTTGCTGATGGAGGGTTAACTTCAAACGTTGAGTCTGTCACGCATTATATTCAACATCAACTATCCTCAGAACCTGAGGTGGCTATTTCTCATCAACTTCTGGATGAGAGTTGGACTGGTCATGGTACAGCATTCTCTTGGAACACATATAAATATGATTCAAATGAACAAATGCTATACCAAAGCGGCGGCACAATGGGCACGTCTAGTTGGCTTGCCATTTATCCGAAGAAAAATATAGGTATTTTCATCGTAACAAACGTCGCAGGTGGAAATACTCACCAAAAGTTAGAAGCCATTACAGATAAGATTATTGACTACTTAATGGCATATAACAAAGCCTTAAAGTCGGATTCGTAA
- a CDS encoding ribonuclease H family protein, producing the protein MSKKFYVVWKGAKTGIFTSWGETKALIDGRSDAQYMGFPSLAEAEAAFSESYTKALMKRSLAKGKVSGTGSGKKESQGPGYQGQSQSKSAQVQIYCDGACSPNPGKSGTGLAIYENSVLTQLRYGLYHPMGTNNTAELGGILESMLLAQAYIEQGKTVEILSDSKYSIDCITKWAKGWKAKGWTRGKGEEIKNLEIIQRSFALYEQLKSQLFISHVKGHANIEGNELADRMAVYARMKQETALLVYQEPLDIPAILAMPSG; encoded by the coding sequence ATGAGTAAGAAATTTTACGTTGTCTGGAAAGGGGCCAAAACCGGGATCTTTACTTCCTGGGGAGAGACCAAAGCTTTAATTGACGGTCGTTCAGACGCCCAATATATGGGGTTCCCTTCTTTAGCCGAAGCCGAAGCCGCTTTTAGCGAGTCTTATACCAAGGCCTTGATGAAAAGGTCATTGGCAAAAGGTAAGGTATCGGGGACAGGAAGTGGCAAAAAAGAATCGCAGGGACCCGGCTATCAAGGTCAGAGCCAAAGCAAATCGGCGCAGGTACAAATTTATTGCGATGGCGCCTGTTCGCCTAATCCGGGCAAGTCTGGCACTGGGCTTGCGATTTATGAAAACTCAGTATTAACCCAGCTGAGATACGGATTATACCATCCCATGGGCACCAATAATACCGCAGAGCTGGGGGGGATCCTGGAGTCTATGTTATTGGCGCAAGCTTATATTGAGCAAGGAAAAACGGTAGAGATATTATCCGATTCCAAGTATTCCATAGATTGTATCACCAAATGGGCCAAAGGCTGGAAAGCGAAAGGCTGGACCCGGGGCAAGGGAGAGGAAATTAAAAACCTGGAGATAATCCAGCGCAGTTTTGCCCTGTATGAACAACTGAAATCTCAGCTCTTTATCAGCCATGTAAAAGGGCATGCCAATATTGAAGGCAATGAACTGGCAGATCGCATGGCGGTATATGCGAGAATGAAACAGGAAACCGCTTTGCTGGTTTATCAGGAGCCTCTTGATATTCCCGCTATTCTGGCAATGCCTTCCGGTTAA
- a CDS encoding GyrI-like domain-containing protein, translating into MNQGRDNMHKVTRQLNKRFSAGIFTGLLISILSTQAMASGANNISIKSVQPFHFFYTRIETEKHQLADKIKTKAMDMSVKLAKRSNAKIDGPLILSYRSGEQQSKQLIAADIGFPVSKRTKRLPPYKYRKAKAFDCASLTFTGKAAQLEQQWQQLYRFSREQQLNLNGESRMLLLSGEADGNIHVELQLGIIKAAAQKKEHHLSTGSITARL; encoded by the coding sequence ATGAATCAAGGGAGGGATAATATGCACAAGGTCACCAGGCAACTCAACAAACGCTTTTCAGCTGGCATTTTTACCGGCTTATTGATATCGATTTTATCGACACAAGCCATGGCCAGCGGCGCCAACAACATTTCGATAAAATCGGTACAGCCCTTCCACTTTTTCTATACCCGAATCGAGACAGAAAAACACCAGCTGGCCGATAAAATAAAAACCAAGGCTATGGACATGAGCGTCAAACTGGCCAAACGTTCCAACGCCAAAATTGATGGCCCGTTAATACTGAGTTACCGGTCAGGTGAACAGCAAAGCAAACAGCTAATAGCCGCCGATATCGGCTTCCCGGTATCGAAAAGAACCAAGCGTCTGCCTCCTTATAAATACCGCAAAGCCAAGGCCTTTGATTGCGCTTCATTAACTTTTACCGGCAAGGCGGCACAGCTGGAGCAGCAATGGCAACAGTTATACCGGTTTAGCCGGGAACAACAGCTAAACCTCAACGGGGAAAGCCGCATGTTGCTGTTATCCGGTGAGGCTGACGGCAACATCCATGTTGAACTGCAATTAGGGATCATCAAGGCGGCAGCACAGAAAAAAGAACACCACCTCAGCACAGGCAGCATCACCGCCCGGTTATGA
- a CDS encoding peptidylprolyl isomerase — protein MPSISKKLLVWSTAALLLVNLGACSDKDQALKKADNLIASQQIDKSQDDWKTKLKQPEMMEFTQGKSYIWDLETNQGMLSIKLNPEVAPMHVSSTIYLTQLGFYDGLTFHRVIPGFMAQGGDPLGNGRGNPGYKYEGEFSDTVSHDKPGILSMANAGPGTDGSQFFITFKPTPFLDGKHTIFGEVIEGLDTTLAKLEKLGSRRGKPSEPLMINKASIRVL, from the coding sequence ATGCCGAGTATCAGCAAAAAACTTCTTGTCTGGAGCACAGCGGCCCTGCTGCTAGTCAACCTGGGGGCGTGTAGCGATAAAGATCAGGCGCTTAAAAAAGCCGATAACCTGATCGCCAGCCAACAAATCGATAAAAGCCAGGATGACTGGAAAACCAAGCTTAAGCAGCCGGAAATGATGGAATTCACCCAGGGCAAGAGTTATATCTGGGATCTGGAAACCAACCAGGGCATGTTATCCATTAAGCTGAACCCGGAAGTGGCGCCTATGCATGTCAGCAGCACCATTTATTTAACCCAACTGGGCTTTTACGATGGCCTGACCTTTCACCGGGTGATCCCCGGATTTATGGCACAAGGCGGCGATCCTTTAGGCAACGGCCGTGGTAACCCGGGTTATAAATACGAAGGCGAATTCTCCGACACGGTTTCCCACGACAAGCCGGGGATTTTAAGCATGGCCAACGCCGGACCGGGCACAGACGGCAGCCAGTTCTTCATCACTTTCAAACCAACCCCTTTCCTGGACGGCAAGCACACCATTTTTGGTGAAGTGATCGAAGGTTTAGATACCACTTTGGCGAAGCTGGAAAAATTAGGCAGCCGCCGCGGTAAACCTAGTGAGCCGCTGATGATCAACAAGGCCAGTATCCGCGTACTGTAA
- a CDS encoding DNA alkylation repair protein translates to MSYQSISEHLTKLANPDIAAHSQRFFKTAKGEYGYGDKFLGIRVPVLRQQVKHFKKIPLATAEQVLSSPYHEVRLFALLVLVYRFKRASETEREAIYRLYLNNTQHINNWDLVDSSAHVIVGGYLLDRDKTPLTQLATSAILWQRRIAIIATLHFIKYGQYQPTLAIAEILLGDTHDLIHKAVGWMLRELGKRDQALEQAFLKQHYKKMPRTMLRYSIEKFTKEQRDKYLHGLI, encoded by the coding sequence ATGAGCTACCAGAGCATAAGCGAACATTTAACTAAGCTGGCCAACCCCGACATTGCCGCGCACTCACAGCGCTTTTTTAAAACCGCCAAAGGGGAATATGGTTATGGCGATAAATTTCTCGGTATCCGGGTACCTGTGCTGCGCCAGCAGGTAAAACACTTTAAAAAAATCCCGCTGGCAACAGCCGAGCAGGTATTATCTTCCCCCTATCACGAAGTCAGGCTGTTTGCTTTGTTGGTGCTGGTTTACCGCTTCAAGCGGGCAAGTGAAACCGAACGCGAAGCCATTTACCGGCTTTACCTCAATAATACCCAGCATATTAATAACTGGGATCTGGTAGATTCTTCCGCCCATGTCATTGTCGGCGGTTACCTGCTTGACCGGGATAAGACCCCGTTAACACAGCTGGCAACCTCAGCGATTTTATGGCAGCGCAGAATCGCCATCATCGCCACTTTGCATTTTATCAAATATGGCCAATACCAGCCGACCCTGGCCATAGCCGAGATATTGCTGGGCGACACTCATGACTTAATCCACAAAGCCGTCGGCTGGATGCTCAGGGAGCTAGGCAAACGTGACCAGGCCCTGGAGCAGGCGTTTTTAAAACAGCATTATAAAAAGATGCCCAGGACCATGCTTAGGTACAGCATTGAAAAATTTACCAAAGAACAGCGGGATAAGTATTTGCACGGCCTTATCTGA
- a CDS encoding outer membrane lipoprotein-sorting protein: MLNNNLVKKNKIAALFAAAAMTLLSSTALAQSPQEKGLAISKESKERDLGWTDSTADMKMLLRNKQGQESVREIKMRNMEVADDGDKSLTIFNKPRDVKGTAFLSFSHPVAADDQWLYLPALKRVKRISSRNKSGPFMGSEFAFEDLSSFEIEKYTYKYLGDEMANGLDSFKVEQYPVDENSGYTRRIVWIDKKEYLIQKIDFYDRKNSLLKTLTYKGYQQYLNKHWRAQSMEMVNHQNGKSTELEWQNYAFKTGLTDGDFNKNSLKRVR; encoded by the coding sequence ATGTTGAACAATAACTTAGTAAAGAAAAATAAAATCGCTGCGCTGTTTGCCGCAGCGGCCATGACGTTGCTGAGCAGTACGGCGCTGGCACAAAGCCCTCAGGAAAAGGGTCTGGCGATTTCCAAAGAGTCTAAAGAGCGGGATCTCGGCTGGACCGACAGCACCGCCGATATGAAAATGTTGCTGCGTAATAAGCAGGGGCAGGAAAGCGTGCGGGAAATTAAGATGAGAAATATGGAAGTAGCCGATGACGGCGATAAAAGCCTGACCATCTTTAATAAACCCCGGGATGTTAAAGGCACGGCATTTTTAAGTTTCTCCCACCCGGTGGCAGCGGATGACCAGTGGTTATATTTGCCGGCATTAAAGCGGGTTAAACGCATATCTTCCCGCAACAAATCCGGTCCTTTTATGGGCTCTGAATTTGCTTTTGAAGATTTAAGCTCGTTTGAAATTGAAAAGTACACCTATAAGTATTTAGGGGATGAAATGGCCAACGGCCTGGACAGCTTTAAGGTGGAACAGTACCCGGTGGATGAAAACTCCGGTTATACCCGCCGTATTGTCTGGATCGATAAAAAAGAATACCTGATACAAAAAATTGATTTTTATGACCGTAAAAACTCCCTGTTAAAAACCCTGACTTACAAGGGCTATCAGCAATATCTGAATAAGCACTGGCGCGCACAAAGCATGGAAATGGTTAATCATCAAAACGGTAAAAGCACTGAGCTGGAATGGCAGAATTACGCCTTTAAAACCGGTTTGACCGACGGTGACTTTAATAAAAACTCTTTAAAACGGGTACGTTAA